In Pongo pygmaeus isolate AG05252 chromosome 13, NHGRI_mPonPyg2-v2.0_pri, whole genome shotgun sequence, one genomic interval encodes:
- the LRRC19 gene encoding leucine-rich repeat-containing protein 19: protein MKVTGIAILFWPLSMILLSDKIQSSKREVQCNFTEKNYSLIPADIKKDVTILDLSYNQITLNGTDTRVLQTYFLLTELYLIENNVTILHNNGFGKLSSLEILNICRNSIYAIQQGAFLGLNKLKQLYLCQNKIEQLNADVFVPLRNLKLLNLQGNLISYLDVLPLFHLELITLYGNLWNCSCSLSNLQNWLNTSNVTLENENITMCSYPNSLKSYNIKTVPHKAECHSKFPSPVTEDLYIHFQPISNSTFNSSSKNLTRNSEHEPLGKSWAFLVGVVVTVLTTSLLIFIAIKCPIWYNILLSYNHRRLEEHEAETYEDGFTGNPSSLSQIPETNSEETTVIFEQLHSFVVDDDGFIEDKYIDIHELCEEN, encoded by the exons ATGAAAGTCACAGGCATCGCAATCCTCTTTTGGCCCCTCTCCATGATATTATTATCAGACAAAATCCAGTCTTCTAAAAGA gaagTCCAATGTAatttcactgaaaaaaattattccttgatTCCAGCAGATATCAAGAAAGATGTTACTATACTTGATCTCAGTTATAACCAAATTACTCTTAATGGTACAGACACAAGAGTTCTACAGACATACTTTTTACTCACAGAGCTCTATTTGATTGAGAACAATGTTACTATCTTACATAATAACGGTTTTGGTAAACTCTCCAgtctagaaattttaaatatctgtagaAACTCCATCTATGCAATTCAACAGGGTGCATTTTTAGGCTTAAATAAACTAAAACAGTTGTATCTCtgccaaaacaaaatagaacaactGAATGCTGATGTATTTGTGCCTCTAAGAAACCTAAAACTTCTGAATCTGCAAGGCAATTTGATTAGCTATTTGGATGTACTGCCACTATTTCATCTGGAATTAATAACTTTATATGGAAACCTATGGAACTGCTCTTGCAGTCTATCTAATTTGCAGAACTGGTTGAACACATCAAATGTGACATTAG AAAATGAGAACATCACCATGTGTAGCTACCCCAACAGCCTGAAGAGCTACAATATCAAAACAGTACCTCATAAGGCTGAATGCCACTCAAAATTTCCTTCACCAGTAACTGAAGATCTTTATATTCATTTTCAGCCCATCAGCAATTCAACATTTAATAGCTCTTCGAAAAATTTAACAAGAAATTCAG AACATGAACCTCTTGGAAAAAGTTGGGCTTTTCTTGTTGGTGTTGTTGTCACTGTACTGACGACTTCACTTCTCATTTTTATTGCTATCAAATGCCCAATATGGTACAATATTCTGCTTAGTTATAATCATCGTCGACTGGAAGAGCATGAAGCAGAAACCTATGAAGATGGTTTTACTGGAAATCCAAGCTCTCTTTCACAGATACCAGAAACAAACTCTGAAGAAACTACAGTAATATTTGAACAATTACATTCATTTGTGGTAGATGATGATGGATTTATTGAAGACAAATATATAGATATCCACgaattatgtgaagaaaattaa